A genomic segment from Dermatobacter hominis encodes:
- a CDS encoding DNA polymerase Y family protein: MDPDEGPVRTLAVCCADWPVVATGRPPTLPVAVVFANRVVAASPAARAEGVVPGLRRREAQARCPSVELHERDESQEARAFERVLIALEDLAPRLEVVEAGRCLVPTRGPSRYHGGDRALAEKVVRVVRTAGADDEAGGPVPFAVGVGIADGPRAATLVAEEALRRAVERGDPAPVVVGPGATASFLSSLPVARLSTLGREPEELVDVLRRLGLRTLGRFAALPAPDVLARFGALGADLHRLASGRERLPPDVAPPPVDLRVSATLDPPVDQVDRAAFTAKSLADTLHDELASRGLACTRVLVVAETEVGDRIERWWRADGALSAAAIGQRVRWQLEGWLGTGRSRSRCTGGISRLELVPDEVRPDEGLQLGFWGGTSEAGERALRALARVQALVGADGVLVPEWQGGRSPGEQYRLVPLDAVDLSARAERGPEPWPGALPSPSPAVVWPRPRPVEVLDAEGRRVAVGGRGLISAPPARVHLGRPVDDGSGDGTGRAGDGTGRAGDGTVRVRAWAGPWCVDERWWDAVGHRRRARLQVVLEPDGGAEPARAGHPSTGAAHLLTLEDGRWWLEATYD, encoded by the coding sequence GTGGACCCCGACGAGGGCCCGGTCCGCACGCTGGCGGTGTGCTGCGCGGACTGGCCGGTCGTCGCCACCGGCCGCCCGCCGACGCTGCCGGTCGCCGTCGTGTTCGCCAACCGCGTGGTGGCGGCCAGCCCCGCCGCCCGGGCCGAGGGCGTGGTGCCGGGGCTGCGGCGGCGCGAGGCCCAGGCCCGCTGCCCGTCGGTCGAGCTGCACGAGCGCGACGAGTCGCAAGAGGCCCGGGCGTTCGAGCGGGTGCTGATCGCCCTCGAGGACCTGGCCCCCCGCCTCGAGGTCGTGGAGGCGGGCCGGTGCCTGGTCCCCACCCGCGGGCCGTCGCGCTACCACGGGGGCGATCGGGCCCTGGCGGAGAAGGTGGTGCGCGTGGTGCGGACCGCCGGCGCCGACGACGAGGCCGGCGGTCCGGTGCCGTTCGCCGTCGGGGTCGGCATCGCCGACGGGCCCCGGGCGGCGACGCTCGTCGCGGAGGAGGCGCTGCGGCGGGCGGTCGAGCGGGGCGACCCGGCGCCGGTCGTCGTCGGCCCGGGCGCCACCGCGTCGTTCCTGTCGTCGTTGCCGGTGGCGCGCCTGTCGACGCTCGGACGCGAGCCCGAGGAGCTGGTCGACGTGCTGCGGCGGCTGGGCCTGCGCACCCTCGGCCGGTTCGCGGCGCTGCCCGCCCCCGACGTCCTCGCCCGGTTCGGTGCGCTGGGCGCCGACCTGCACCGGCTGGCCTCGGGGCGCGAGCGCCTGCCGCCCGACGTGGCCCCGCCGCCGGTCGACCTGCGCGTGTCGGCCACGCTCGACCCGCCGGTCGACCAGGTCGACCGCGCCGCCTTCACCGCGAAGTCGCTGGCCGACACGTTGCACGACGAGCTGGCCTCCCGCGGCCTGGCCTGCACCCGCGTGCTGGTGGTGGCCGAGACCGAGGTGGGCGACCGGATCGAGCGGTGGTGGCGGGCCGACGGCGCGCTGTCGGCCGCGGCCATCGGCCAGCGGGTGCGGTGGCAGCTCGAGGGCTGGCTCGGCACCGGGCGCAGTCGGAGCCGGTGCACGGGCGGGATCAGCCGGCTGGAGCTGGTGCCCGACGAGGTCCGCCCCGACGAGGGCCTGCAGCTCGGGTTCTGGGGCGGCACGAGCGAGGCGGGGGAGCGTGCGCTGCGGGCCCTGGCCCGGGTCCAGGCGCTGGTCGGCGCCGACGGGGTGCTCGTGCCCGAGTGGCAGGGCGGGCGGTCGCCGGGCGAGCAGTACCGGCTGGTGCCCCTCGACGCCGTCGACCTGTCGGCGCGGGCCGAGCGCGGCCCCGAGCCCTGGCCCGGGGCGCTCCCGTCGCCGTCGCCGGCGGTGGTGTGGCCCCGGCCCCGGCCGGTCGAGGTCCTGGACGCCGAGGGCCGGCGGGTGGCAGTGGGCGGCCGCGGCCTGATCTCGGCGCCCCCGGCCCGGGTGCACCTGGGCCGTCCTGTCGATGACGGGAGCGGCGACGGGACCGGCCGTGCCGGCGACGGGACCGGCCGTGCCGGCGACGGGACAGTGCGCGTGCGGGCGTGGGCCGGGCCGTGGTGCGTCGACGAGCGGTGGTGGGACGCGGTCGGGCACCGTCGCCGCGCGCGGCTGCAGGTCGTGCTCGAACCCGACGGCGGCGCCGAGCCGGCGCGGGCCGGTCACCCGAGCACCGGTGCGGCCCACCTCCTCACGCTCGAGGACGGGCGCTGGTGGCTCGAGGCCACCTACGACTGA